The Clostridia bacterium genome window below encodes:
- the secF gene encoding protein translocase subunit SecF, with the protein MFNLNVVDKKWRFFILPAVIIIAAVIVGIVSGGFVLDIDFAGGTEMVVDFGQSVSKDELSGLFKDTLGVDPSAIQESITQPNQVTIKSKHLSTEEIESLWNAIKTKYNLDDSKRLSVDTVSPTIGKELTQTAVIACVIAIALMLVYITFRFEFLSGMAAIIALAHDVLIIISAYMILRMPLNTAFIAAVLTIIGYSINDTIVVFDRVRENVKFARKETYKEIVNKSVNQTLLRSINTSVTTLITIVLLYILGVDAIRDFSLALIIGLLAGTYSSIFIAAPAWLAFKKEK; encoded by the coding sequence ATGTTTAATCTAAATGTAGTTGATAAAAAATGGCGTTTCTTTATTCTTCCTGCAGTAATAATTATTGCTGCTGTAATCGTGGGTATTGTAAGTGGCGGGTTTGTACTTGATATTGACTTTGCCGGTGGTACAGAAATGGTTGTTGACTTTGGCCAGAGTGTTTCAAAAGACGAATTATCAGGTCTTTTTAAAGATACTTTGGGTGTAGATCCTTCAGCAATTCAGGAATCTATTACTCAGCCAAATCAGGTTACTATTAAATCTAAACATTTATCAACTGAAGAGATTGAATCATTATGGAATGCAATTAAAACAAAATATAATCTTGACGATTCTAAAAGACTTTCTGTTGATACAGTTTCTCCTACTATTGGTAAAGAACTTACTCAAACTGCAGTTATTGCCTGTGTAATAGCGATTGCTCTAATGCTTGTTTATATCACATTCAGATTTGAATTTTTATCAGGTATGGCTGCAATTATAGCACTTGCGCATGACGTTTTAATTATCATATCGGCTTATATGATTTTAAGAATGCCTCTTAACACAGCATTTATTGCCGCAGTATTAACCATTATCGGTTATTCCATCAATGATACTATCGTTGTGTTTGACCGTGTAAGAGAAAATGTTAAATTTGCAAGAAAAGAAACATATAAAGAAATCGTTAATAAATCAGTTAACCAGACATTACTTCGTTCTATTAACACTTCTGTAACAACACTTATAACAATAGTTCTTTTATATATCTTAGGTGTTGACGCAATCAGAGATTTCTCACTTGCTTTAATTATCGGTTTACTTGCCGGAACATACTCTTCAATCTTTATTGCTGCACCAGCTTGGTTAGCATTTAAAAAAGAAAAATAA
- a CDS encoding Na+/H+ antiporter NhaC family protein: protein MNKKKIIGLLLVIIAAALLIWGITAVNNGDSELPNRYFGTIMALTPPIIAIGLALITKEAYSSLFIGILLGGFLAANLNGVQTVNHILNDGIIPAVQGGAGIFIFLVVLGVLVALINKAGGSAAFGTWAEKNIKTRVGASLATFVLGILIFIDDYFNCLTVGTVMQPVTDRHKISRAKLSYLIDATAAPVCMIAPISSWAAAVSSYAPEGQGLSLFIQAIPYNFYSLLTFVFIIAITLMKFDFGPMKLHEFNAIEKGDLFTTGNNVAEKEEAPSSKGKVIDLVLPVAVLIVICILTLLYVGGMWTDGLNFIDAFGNTDATVGLPMGGIITLVLAIIYFVLRKTVTFKEAMECIPKGFIAMVPAILILTFATSLKNVTDLLGAPQYVEMLMEGSAAGFANFLPAIIFLVAIGLAFSTGTSWGTFGILIPIVLSIFPDGNILQIIGMSACLAGAVCGDHCSPISDTTIMSSAGAQCDHINHVSTQLPYSLTVAGISFITYILAGFVNNWMIVLPIGIVLTILTLVVIKSVTNKKTAQ from the coding sequence ATGAACAAGAAAAAAATTATTGGTTTGTTGTTAGTAATAATTGCTGCTGCTCTTTTAATCTGGGGTATTACAGCAGTTAACAATGGCGACAGTGAACTTCCAAACCGTTATTTTGGAACTATAATGGCGCTTACACCTCCGATTATCGCTATCGGTCTTGCGCTTATAACCAAAGAAGCATATTCTTCACTTTTTATAGGTATTCTTCTTGGTGGGTTCCTTGCTGCAAACCTTAATGGGGTACAAACTGTTAACCACATTTTAAATGACGGTATTATCCCTGCAGTTCAGGGTGGTGCTGGTATATTTATATTCCTTGTAGTTTTAGGGGTTTTGGTTGCACTTATAAATAAAGCAGGTGGAAGCGCTGCATTTGGTACATGGGCAGAAAAAAATATCAAAACAAGAGTAGGGGCATCCCTTGCAACATTTGTTTTAGGTATTCTTATTTTTATTGATGACTACTTTAACTGTTTAACAGTTGGTACAGTTATGCAGCCTGTTACAGACAGACATAAAATTTCAAGGGCAAAACTTTCATATCTAATCGATGCTACTGCAGCACCTGTTTGTATGATTGCTCCTATTTCATCATGGGCAGCAGCAGTTTCAAGTTATGCTCCTGAAGGTCAGGGATTGTCTTTATTTATTCAGGCTATTCCTTATAACTTCTATTCTCTTTTAACATTCGTATTTATTATTGCAATTACATTAATGAAGTTTGACTTTGGTCCAATGAAACTTCATGAATTCAATGCAATAGAAAAAGGCGATTTATTTACAACAGGAAATAATGTAGCCGAAAAAGAAGAAGCACCTTCTTCAAAAGGCAAAGTTATAGACCTTGTTCTTCCTGTTGCTGTTCTTATTGTAATCTGTATTCTTACACTTTTATATGTTGGAGGAATGTGGACAGACGGACTTAACTTTATCGATGCATTTGGTAACACAGACGCAACAGTTGGTTTACCAATGGGTGGTATTATAACTTTAGTATTGGCAATAATCTACTTTGTTTTAAGAAAAACTGTTACATTTAAAGAAGCAATGGAATGTATTCCAAAAGGATTTATTGCAATGGTTCCTGCTATTTTAATTTTAACATTTGCAACATCTTTAAAAAATGTTACAGACTTACTTGGCGCGCCACAGTATGTTGAAATGTTAATGGAAGGAAGCGCAGCAGGTTTTGCTAATTTCTTACCTGCTATAATATTCTTAGTTGCAATAGGCCTTGCATTCTCAACAGGTACATCTTGGGGAACATTCGGTATTTTAATACCAATAGTATTATCTATTTTCCCTGATGGTAACATACTTCAGATTATCGGTATGTCTGCATGTCTTGCTGGTGCTGTATGTGGCGACCATTGTTCACCTATCTCTGATACAACAATTATGTCATCAGCAGGTGCTCAGTGCGACCATATCAACCACGTTTCAACTCAGCTTCCATATTCTTTAACAGTTGCAGGTATTTCATTTATTACATATATTCTTGCAGGTTTTGTTAATAACTGGATGATTGTTTTACCAATAGGTATAGTTCTTACAATTTTAACATTAGTTGTTATAAAGTCTGTTACAAACAAAAAGACTGCACAATAA
- a CDS encoding oligopeptide transporter, OPT family has product MENKEFKPYVPAEKVTAEITLTSIIMGILLAVIFGAANAYLGLRVGMTVSASIPAAVIAMGVIRVIMRKNSILESNIVQTIGSAGESVAAGAIFTIPALFLWAKEGVMDKPGVIEITLIALIGGLLGVFFMVPLRNALIVKEHNVLPYPEGTACAEVLLAGEEGGANATTVFAGMGFAALFKFIIDGLKVVPGEIALRVKGFAGEIGTQIYPAVMSVGYICGPRISSYMFSGGLLSWMVIIPLIVVFGENIILYPGTAPIGEIYLTSGASGIWSSYIRYIGAGALACGGIISLIKSLPLIVSTFAGAIKGMKGTSEGSTLRTQQDLSMKTVLIAILLLTLLVWLVPAIPVSPLGAVMVVIFGFFFATVSSRMVGLVGSSNNPVSGMTIATLLISTLVLKLSGDVGAHGMQAAIAIGSIICIVAAISGDTSQDLKTGYLLGSTPKKQQIGEVIGVIASALAIGGTLYLLDSAWGFGSEELAAPQATLMKMIIEGVMNADLPWTLVLIGVLIAVVIEILGIPVLPFAIGIYLPVHLNACIMVGGLVRLFFDKMKKDEKVKKDIVNDGILFCSGMIAGEGIVGILLALFAVAGIDGLINISGFINLPDYVLTILALVTFALIILSLVKFSLLKKRENINE; this is encoded by the coding sequence ATGGAAAACAAAGAATTTAAACCGTATGTTCCTGCAGAGAAGGTAACTGCTGAAATAACTCTTACCTCAATTATAATGGGTATACTTCTTGCAGTTATTTTTGGTGCTGCCAATGCATATCTGGGTTTAAGAGTTGGTATGACTGTTTCTGCATCAATTCCTGCAGCAGTTATAGCAATGGGGGTTATACGCGTTATTATGCGTAAAAACTCAATACTTGAAAGTAACATTGTTCAGACAATAGGTTCAGCAGGGGAGTCAGTTGCAGCAGGTGCAATTTTTACTATTCCTGCATTGTTTCTATGGGCAAAAGAAGGGGTTATGGATAAACCGGGTGTAATAGAAATAACTTTAATCGCTTTAATAGGCGGACTTCTTGGGGTATTTTTTATGGTGCCTTTAAGAAATGCACTTATAGTTAAAGAACATAATGTTCTTCCTTATCCTGAAGGCACAGCGTGTGCAGAAGTGCTTTTAGCAGGGGAAGAAGGTGGTGCAAACGCTACTACTGTTTTTGCAGGTATGGGGTTTGCAGCATTATTTAAATTTATTATTGATGGATTAAAAGTTGTTCCGGGAGAAATTGCATTAAGAGTAAAAGGTTTTGCCGGAGAAATAGGCACTCAGATTTATCCTGCAGTTATGAGCGTTGGTTATATCTGCGGTCCTCGTATTTCTTCTTATATGTTCTCGGGCGGACTTTTAAGCTGGATGGTTATTATCCCTCTTATCGTTGTTTTCGGCGAAAATATTATACTTTATCCCGGCACTGCTCCTATCGGAGAAATATATTTAACAAGCGGTGCAAGTGGAATATGGAGTTCTTATATTAGATATATCGGCGCAGGTGCTCTTGCGTGTGGTGGTATTATAAGTCTTATTAAATCTTTGCCGCTTATTGTTTCAACCTTTGCAGGTGCTATTAAAGGTATGAAAGGCACTTCTGAAGGCTCAACATTAAGAACCCAGCAAGATTTAAGTATGAAAACTGTTCTTATTGCAATACTTTTACTTACTTTACTTGTATGGTTAGTTCCTGCAATTCCTGTTTCTCCTCTTGGCGCTGTTATGGTGGTTATTTTTGGTTTCTTCTTTGCAACCGTTTCTTCAAGAATGGTAGGACTTGTGGGAAGCAGTAACAACCCTGTATCAGGTATGACAATAGCGACACTTTTAATTTCTACACTTGTTTTAAAACTTTCAGGCGATGTTGGCGCTCACGGTATGCAAGCTGCTATTGCAATAGGCTCTATAATTTGTATAGTAGCAGCAATTTCAGGGGATACATCCCAGGACTTAAAAACAGGTTATCTGCTTGGCTCAACACCTAAAAAACAGCAGATAGGCGAAGTTATCGGTGTTATCGCGTCAGCACTTGCAATAGGAGGAACATTATATCTTCTTGACAGTGCGTGGGGCTTTGGCTCTGAAGAACTTGCAGCGCCTCAGGCAACACTGATGAAAATGATTATTGAGGGAGTAATGAATGCAGACCTTCCTTGGACACTTGTGCTTATCGGTGTACTTATTGCAGTTGTTATTGAAATTTTAGGTATTCCTGTCCTTCCTTTTGCAATAGGTATCTATCTTCCTGTTCACCTTAACGCTTGTATTATGGTGGGTGGTCTTGTTCGTCTTTTCTTCGATAAGATGAAAAAGGATGAAAAGGTTAAAAAAGATATTGTTAACGACGGTATTTTATTCTGCTCAGGTATGATAGCAGGAGAAGGTATAGTGGGAATTCTTCTTGCGCTATTTGCAGTTGCAGGAATAGACGGTTTAATAAATATTTCAGGTTTTATAAATCTTCCTGATTATGTTTTAACCATTCTTGCACTTGTAACCTTTGCTCTTATAATCTTAAGCCTTGTTAAATTCTCATTATTAAAGAAAAGAGAAAATATAAATGAATAA
- a CDS encoding PqqD family protein yields MNNNFLDKIPTLHSSLAFTVSDEGVVTLQIENKGFMNRLMQKLFKKPKISYVHLDSQGSFAVTCADGKRSIFEIGKLVDEKFGEASHPLYERLIKFFQIMDSYNFIEWK; encoded by the coding sequence ATGAATAATAATTTTCTTGATAAAATTCCAACACTTCATTCATCACTTGCATTCACAGTGAGTGATGAAGGTGTTGTTACTCTTCAGATAGAAAACAAAGGGTTTATGAATAGACTTATGCAGAAACTCTTTAAAAAACCAAAAATAAGTTATGTTCATCTTGACAGCCAGGGAAGTTTTGCGGTTACTTGTGCCGACGGAAAAAGAAGTATCTTTGAAATAGGCAAATTAGTTGACGAAAAATTCGGTGAAGCATCACATCCGTTATATGAAAGGCTTATAAAGTTTTTTCAGATAATGGACAGTTATAACTTTATTGAATGGAAATAA
- a CDS encoding sugar kinase, with amino-acid sequence MKKVVTFGEIMLRLKSPGMERFFQSPSLEATFGGGEANVCVSLANYGMETAFVTALPKNDVANACIRELRGFGVDVSNISYNDGRVGIYFLESGANQRPSKVIYDRAYSSIAIAKEDEIDFVKAFSGATWFHITGITPAISESAAVLSLKAVKTAKELGLTVSCDLNYRKNLWKYGKEAKEVMTELTKYVDVIIANEEDCQKSLGIENNSHVEGGVLDTKKYEELAKEVLRQFPNSSKIAITLRESKSATHNDWSACIYNGKEFYVSKKYEIKNIIDRVGGGDSFAAGLIYGLNNYEKDSDALEFAVAASCLKHSILGDYNRVSLSEVTALMGGDGSGRVQR; translated from the coding sequence ATGAAAAAAGTTGTTACTTTTGGTGAAATCATGTTAAGACTTAAAAGCCCTGGCATGGAAAGATTTTTCCAGTCTCCTTCATTAGAGGCTACATTTGGCGGCGGCGAAGCTAACGTATGCGTATCTTTGGCTAACTACGGAATGGAAACTGCATTTGTTACTGCACTGCCTAAAAATGACGTTGCTAATGCTTGTATCAGAGAATTAAGAGGTTTTGGTGTTGACGTTTCCAATATTTCCTATAACGACGGAAGAGTTGGTATCTACTTCTTAGAATCAGGTGCTAACCAGAGACCTTCAAAAGTTATTTACGACAGAGCATATTCTTCTATCGCTATTGCAAAAGAAGATGAAATCGATTTTGTAAAAGCTTTCTCAGGTGCTACATGGTTCCACATTACAGGTATTACTCCTGCTATTTCTGAATCTGCAGCAGTATTATCTCTAAAAGCAGTTAAAACTGCAAAAGAATTAGGTCTTACAGTTTCTTGCGACTTAAACTACCGTAAAAACTTATGGAAATACGGCAAAGAAGCAAAAGAAGTTATGACAGAACTTACAAAATATGTTGACGTTATTATTGCTAACGAAGAAGATTGCCAGAAATCTTTAGGAATAGAAAATAATTCTCACGTTGAAGGCGGAGTGTTAGACACTAAAAAATATGAAGAATTAGCAAAAGAAGTTTTAAGACAGTTCCCTAACTCTTCAAAAATCGCTATCACATTAAGAGAATCTAAATCTGCTACACATAACGACTGGTCTGCATGTATCTACAACGGTAAAGAATTCTATGTATCTAAAAAATACGAAATCAAAAACATCATTGACCGTGTAGGCGGCGGCGACAGTTTTGCTGCAGGTCTTATCTATGGTTTAAACAACTATGAAAAAGATTCTGATGCTTTAGAATTTGCTGTTGCAGCAAGTTGTTTAAAACATTCTATCTTAGGAGACTATAACAGAGTTTCACTTTCTGAAGTTACTGCACTTATGGGTGGAGACGGTTCAGGTAGAGTTCAGAGATAA
- a CDS encoding helix-turn-helix domain-containing protein, producing the protein MPKYFDKFTQDGTDECVNSKTFAVFYSNKEEQVKNMHIHDCCEVFLCLSNSQEFLIGDSMFSANRNDMLVVNQFEIHKLLEKPGAFCERYVFKLHPRFLLLNSTSQTDLSACFYDRVKFKRQVSLTDEQAMELIGIFNSFKKSSELGDDIMMNINAVKAMVLINRHLSCSDENESIISYTSNAVVQSVVAYINDNLFSNINLDELSKKHFISKNHLCRIFKKHTGTTVVNYITLRRIAEAKKFLNDGFDVKDTCEKCGFNDYSHFIRTFKNIVGVPPKQYIKRKE; encoded by the coding sequence ATGCCAAAGTATTTTGATAAATTTACGCAGGACGGTACAGATGAGTGCGTCAATTCAAAAACTTTTGCTGTTTTCTATTCGAACAAGGAAGAACAGGTTAAAAATATGCATATCCACGATTGTTGCGAAGTGTTTTTATGCTTAAGTAACAGTCAGGAGTTTTTAATTGGCGATTCAATGTTCAGCGCTAACCGTAATGATATGCTTGTTGTCAACCAGTTTGAAATTCATAAACTTTTAGAAAAACCGGGTGCTTTTTGCGAAAGATATGTTTTTAAACTTCATCCGAGATTTCTTCTTTTAAACTCAACATCGCAAACTGACCTTTCTGCCTGTTTTTATGACAGAGTAAAGTTTAAAAGACAGGTAAGTTTAACAGATGAACAAGCGATGGAACTTATCGGAATTTTTAATTCCTTTAAAAAGAGCAGTGAACTTGGCGACGATATTATGATGAATATAAATGCTGTAAAAGCAATGGTTTTAATTAACAGACATCTTTCATGCTCTGATGAAAATGAAAGTATTATTTCTTATACAAGCAATGCAGTAGTTCAGTCGGTAGTCGCTTATATAAATGATAATCTTTTTTCAAACATAAATCTGGATGAACTTTCGAAAAAACATTTTATATCAAAAAACCATCTTTGCAGAATATTTAAAAAGCATACAGGCACAACGGTTGTTAATTATATAACCTTAAGAAGAATTGCCGAAGCAAAGAAATTTTTAAATGATGGTTTTGATGTTAAAGATACATGTGAAAAGTGTGGGTTTAATGACTATTCTCACTTTATAAGAACTTTTAAAAATATTGTAGGCGTTCCGCCTAAGCAATACATAAAAAGAAAAGAATAA
- a CDS encoding RNA methyltransferase has protein sequence MERIESVNNKIIKLTNSLKIKKFRVKEGLFIAEGERLVLDSMKFQKPEYLIVSENFYNKDFDVKTYVVSEEIFKKLCETVTPQGIIGVFKTSFKDISQITFENTIVLNRLQDPGNLGTILRTAKATGFKNIILDNETVDVYNPKTVRSSMSAVFNINLYQSKNLKEDIIKLKEKGFHTVGTILNEKSKNLYSEEFNYPVAFVIGNEGAGIDEEIQKECDKCILIPMEEGIESLNASVACSVVMYEMFRREKYEK, from the coding sequence ATGGAAAGAATAGAAAGTGTTAATAATAAAATAATTAAACTTACAAATTCGCTTAAAATTAAAAAATTCCGTGTAAAAGAAGGCCTTTTTATAGCAGAAGGAGAAAGGCTTGTTTTAGACTCGATGAAGTTTCAAAAGCCTGAGTATCTTATCGTATCAGAAAATTTTTATAATAAAGATTTTGATGTTAAGACATATGTTGTAAGCGAAGAAATATTTAAAAAACTTTGTGAAACTGTTACTCCTCAAGGTATAATAGGTGTTTTTAAAACATCTTTTAAGGATATATCCCAGATAACTTTTGAGAATACAATAGTTTTAAACCGTCTGCAGGACCCCGGAAATCTTGGCACAATTTTAAGAACAGCGAAAGCGACAGGGTTTAAAAACATAATACTTGATAATGAAACGGTTGATGTTTATAACCCTAAAACTGTAAGAAGTTCTATGAGTGCAGTGTTTAACATAAATTTATATCAATCAAAAAATCTTAAAGAAGATATAATAAAACTTAAAGAAAAGGGTTTTCACACAGTTGGAACAATTCTTAATGAAAAGTCTAAAAATTTATATTCGGAAGAATTTAATTATCCTGTGGCATTCGTTATTGGAAACGAAGGAGCAGGAATTGATGAAGAAATACAAAAAGAATGTGATAAATGCATTTTAATTCCTATGGAAGAAGGAATAGAATCTCTTAATGCATCAGTAGCATGTTCTGTTGTGATGTATGAAATGTTCAGGAGGGAAAAGTATGAAAAATGA